The sequence below is a genomic window from Salinispira pacifica.
TTCACCCGGACAGGCCCCATACATCAAGCGGCAATCCGGTTTACACAGCTCAGAAGTGTACTCTTCTTTCTCATCCTTGTCATGGCTGTACCGATTTTCACATCATGCATCCCCGGCAGGGCTCAGCTGATTGAGTCCCGGGCGGAGGAGAGCATCACCTCGGTACTCACCCTTCATACCGCAGAATTTATCTATCGGGAGGTGGTGTATTTCGGGGAGCAGAACAGTATTTTCGGCATTATTCCCCTGAATGACCGCCGGATTCTTTTTTCTGTTGATATTTCCGTCAGGGCGGGAATGAATCTTCAGGACAGACTGGAGGTCTCCCTGGGACCGGGTCAGGTGCTGAACATCCATCTTCCCCCGGGAGAAATTCTGTACAGCGACGTGGATGAGACAACCATTCATCAGTACTTCATCAGGGAGCAGGGCCGTTCAATCAGCTGGCTGGAAGTGCAGGATGTCATGGGAGACGTGAAAAACGAGCTGGAAATGGACGCCGTGGAACGGGGAATTATCGCCCAGGCCGAGCGTAAGGCACGGGAGCTGATCAGACAGATGCTCACGCCGCTGAACCTGGAAATCCGCTTTCATACGCTTGAGCCTCAACAGACCCGGGGGCCGGAAGAAAATACGGAGGGCGGCGAATGAAAAACGGCAAATCCGGGCCCGTGCGCCGCATCCTTGCCGGTCTGGCCGGAAAAATCATCTTCTGGCTGCTGCTCTTCGCCCTGGTGACCGGTGGAGCGGCCGCCCTGTTCACTCCCGTTTTCGTGGGACCCTATATCGATCTATCGGCCCTGTCTCCCCTGCAACGGAGGCGGACAACAGGCCACCAAGGGGTTCTTGAACAGATGCGGGAGTTGAGCAGGGTTCAAACCGTGGAATATATCTACAAGACGGTATTTCCCCAGGATTACTTTTCCGAGGACATCTCCCTCAACGGCATATTTGACACATTGCGGGACAGCACCGTTCCCGGATCAGGGGAAACAGACTACCGCAGTGTTCTCAGCCCCCGGCAGCTGCTCTATTTTGATGCCTACACCATTGCCAGAGATGCCGGGCTTGATCCCCTGGGAGGCCGCCGGGACTTCCTGGTTATCACCGCCATTCTTGAGATCGGCATCGACTTCTCGGAACAGGAGCCCCAAATACGGCTCATCCCCGGAGATACAGAAGAAGAAGCGGACAGTTGGAGCATCACCCTTCCCGACCCCCGGATCCTGAATATCAGAATTGAGGACAGCACCAGCAGCAACTATCCTTATCCTGATATCAGCCTGGATCAGGAAAACTGGAAGGCAATCGCCGGCTTCGTTCAGGCAAATATTGCTGATATGCCCCGAATAGATGAGCTGCGCAGCCGTTCAAAAGAATCTCTTCAGGGGATTTTCGGGAATTTTCTTGCTGAGGGCGTGAATATTCAGATTAAATTCGATAGTATTGGTCCTGAAGGGCAAAACTAGCTTTACTTTTCCGTATCGAATTGTTATATATTATATATATAACAATCTCTATATAAGGATGTAATCATGACTGAGAATTTGACCAAGGAAACATTTCTTCAGAAGGTCTTTAACTACGAAGAGAATAAAGAGTGGAAATATGAAGGGGAAATTCCCGCTATCATAGACTTCTGGGCAGACTGGTGCGGTCCATGTAAAATGGTAGCCCCTGTGCTGGAAGAAATTTCCAATGAGTACGAGGGAAAGCTCCACGTGTACAAGGTGAACACCGATGAAGAACAGGAACTCTCCGCTGCATTCGGGATTCAGAGTATTCCTTCTCTCCTGTTCATCCCCGTGGACGATAAACCCCAGATGGCTGCAGGTGCTCTGCCCAAGGACACTCTGCTGAAGGCAATGAAGGATGTCCTGGACGTTGAATAACGAATCTGAATCGATTCCGGAGGCTGGCAGATGATCGCCAGCCTCGCCGGATTATTAGTTCTGCTTTTCCTGTCGGGATTTTTCAGCTCAAGCGAAACGGCATTCACCAGTTTAACGGTTATGCAGATACAGGGGCTGAAGAAACGCTTCTCCCGGCGGGGAAAGACTGTTGAAAACCTCCACCTCCACCCCGACAAACTTTTGACAACCATTCTCATCGGAAACAATCTGGTGAATATCGCCATCTCGGTAATATCCTCGGAGCTCACCATCCGTCTGTTCGGCAGCACGGCCCTGGGGGTAACCACCGGTGTCCTCACCATGCTCATCCTGATATTCGGGGAAGTACTGCCCAAGCAGTTCGCCATCAGAAATAACGAGCTCATCTGCGTCTATACCGCCGATGTGATCAAACTGCTCTCGGTGATGTTCATGCCGGTGATATGGTTTATCAACGGGTTTTCCCGTATTCTCAGCCGCTTCGGCAGCATGGAGAAGCGCAGCCACTTCACTCTGGACAACATTCTTCACATGGTGAAGCATGCGGAAACCATCGGCATTCTGGAGAATTACAAATCAAGAATGGTGAAGTCGGTCTTCCGGTTTTCCGATGTGACGGTTCACTCCATCATGACCCACAGGAAAAATGTATTCAGCCTGGAACAGGGGCTGTCCATCAGGGAAGCTCTCCCCCGCATAGCCGAACGGGGCTTCAGCCGGGTCCCCGTCTATGAAGGCCATGAAGAAAATATTGTAGGCGTGGTGCTTGAAAAAGACCTGATCCGCCTCTCCGCCAAGGGAGAGATCGACGGAACCCTGGCAGATGTACTCATCGAACCGGTGTTCATTCCCGAAACCTGGAGAATTCACCGGGTATTCCGCAGACTGAAGGAGGAGATCCTGAATCTTGCGGTGGTCCTGGACGAGTACGGCGGTCTGGCAGGGATTGTCACCATGGAAGACCTTGTTGAAGAGATCATCGGCGAACTCTACGACGAGGATGAAGAACCCGACGGAGCAAAAATCCTGAAAAGCAGCAAGGAAGGCTGGTACCGCATCCAGGGAGACACTCCCATCCACGTCCTGGAGGACGTAATCGGCACAGAAATTCCCCACGACAGAAACTCGGAAACCGTCAGCGGGTACGTGCTGGAGCAGCTGGCAGGCCTGCCGGTAAACGGTCAGAAAATCGAGACCCGCATCGGAACATTTGTTATTCAATCAATGAGCAGCAAGCAGGTCCAGTATATGCGGTATTTACCGAGGATTCAGGAATCTGAGGAAGAAGAGCCGGTCTGATGCCCCGCTCCGGAGCTGCTTCCTCCACAGCAGCGGCTCCGCCCTGCTGATCAAACGCCCGGAAAAATGGGCTAAAGTCATAGAGAGTAAAAATTTAAACCCGTTTTACTTGACACTTTTTTCACTTTCCTGTAAATTGCGGATTCCCTGGAAACAGGGACTTCTTCATGTAAAAATTGTGTTTATGTTCTCAGCAAGCTGTACACAATCTTTTGTATCTTTCATTTTTTTCGGAGTGATTCTTAGGCACTTCTGTCCATGATCGATACTCCAGCCCCCGGGTTTCACCTCCTTACCCGGGGGTTTTATTTTTTAAATGCATACGCTACTATTACCCTTCCGAATCTATCGAATTTCATACATTAAAGCATAGAAAATTACCGTATGTACGAAGGATCTCAGCGTGAAAAAGTATCCGTTCAGTGAAATTGAAAAGAAGTGGCAGTCCTATTGGGAAGAGCATCAAACCTACCGTGTGAAGGAAGATCCCTCGTATCCTCCTGAGAAACGGAAATACGTGCTGGATATGTTTCCCTACCCCTCGGGTTCGGGGCTTCATGTGGGACATCCCGAAGGATACACCGCAACCGACATCTATTCCCGGTATCTCAGAATGACCGGACATAATGTGCTGCATCCCATGGGCTTCGACAGCTTCGGCCTGCCGGCGGAAACCTACGCCATGCAGACCGGAACTCACCCGCGGATTACCACAGAAGCAAATATCGATACATTCCGCCGCCAGCTGAAACAGCTGGGATTCGGCTATGACTGGGACCGGGAAATATCCACCCACAGTCCCGAGTACTATAAATGGACCCAGTGGATTTTCCTCAAACTCTGGGAGAAGGACCTGGCCTATGTAGCCGAAATCCCCGTGTGGTACTGTGAAAAGCTGGGAACCGTCCTTGCCAACGAAGAGGTGATCACCACCCCGGACGGCCCCCGCTCCGAACGGGGTATGCATCCGGTGGAGCGAAAACCCCTCCGCCAGTGGATGCTGAAGATCACCAAGTATGCAGACCGGCTCCTTGAAGACCTGGATGAGCTTGACTGGCCTGAATCCCTGAAGACCATGCAGCGCAACTGGATCGGAAAATCCGAAGGCGCCAACGTCCGCTTCGAAATCGACGGACATGACCGCCACCTTGAAGTATACACAACCCGGCCGGACACCCTCTTCGGAGCAACCTACATGGTTATGGCCCCGGAACATCAGCTGGTTCACGAAATCACCGGCGATGAACAGCGCCAGGCGGTGGAAGAGTACATCCGCACAGCCGCCCTGAAAAGCGATCTTGAGCGCACCGACCTGGCCAAAGACAAAACCGGCGTCTTCACCGGCGCATACGCCGTCAATCCGGTGAACAATCAGCGCATCCCCATCTGGATATCAGACTACATCCTGATCAGCTACGGAACCGGTGCAATCATGGCGGTTCCCGGCCATGATGAACGGGACTGGGAATTCGCCCGGAAATTCGAGCTTCCCGTCATACGTGTTGTGGCTCCGGAAGATGAGGTGAAGGATCAAAGTACCGAAACACTGAAGGACTACCGCCGGGATATGGAGGAAGTTTTTCCGGAAAAAGGCGTCTCGGTGAACTCGGGCCTCATTACCGGCCTTCCCACCGACCAGGCGAAATCCAGAATCATCACCTGGCTGGAAGAACAGGGCACCGGTACACGGGCGGTGAATTACAAACTCAGGGACTGGATTTTCAGCCGCCAGCGCTACTGGGGCGAACCCATCCCCCTTGTTCAGGATCAGAAGGGAGAGTTCACCCCGGTTCCCGCCAGCGACCTCCCCCTCACCCTTCCTGAGGTGGAGAGCTACAAGCCCTCGGGTACCGGCGAAAGTCCCCTGGCAAACGTCCCGGAATGGGTGAACACCCCCGTTCCCGGCACATCAGGCGAACCCGGTCAGCGGGAAACCAACACCATGCCCCAGTGGGCGGGAAGCTGCTGGTATTACCTCCGCTACATCGATCCGCATAACGACGATGAACTGGCTGCAAAAGACAAAATCGAATACTGGATGCCCGTGGATCTCTACGTCGGCGGGACGGAACACGCAGTTCTGCATCTTCTCTATGCCCGATTCTGGCACAAGGTGCTCTACGATATCGGCGTGGTAAACACCAAAGAACCGTTTCAGCGCCTGGTGAATCAGGGGATGATCACCTCCTATGCATATCAGCGGGACGATTCCTCCCTGGTGCCCACAGACGAAGTGGAGGAAGTG
It includes:
- a CDS encoding DUF4230 domain-containing protein, encoding MAVPIFTSCIPGRAQLIESRAEESITSVLTLHTAEFIYREVVYFGEQNSIFGIIPLNDRRILFSVDISVRAGMNLQDRLEVSLGPGQVLNIHLPPGEILYSDVDETTIHQYFIREQGRSISWLEVQDVMGDVKNELEMDAVERGIIAQAERKARELIRQMLTPLNLEIRFHTLEPQQTRGPEENTEGGE
- a CDS encoding DUF4230 domain-containing protein, translating into MKNGKSGPVRRILAGLAGKIIFWLLLFALVTGGAAALFTPVFVGPYIDLSALSPLQRRRTTGHQGVLEQMRELSRVQTVEYIYKTVFPQDYFSEDISLNGIFDTLRDSTVPGSGETDYRSVLSPRQLLYFDAYTIARDAGLDPLGGRRDFLVITAILEIGIDFSEQEPQIRLIPGDTEEEADSWSITLPDPRILNIRIEDSTSSNYPYPDISLDQENWKAIAGFVQANIADMPRIDELRSRSKESLQGIFGNFLAEGVNIQIKFDSIGPEGQN
- the trxA gene encoding thioredoxin, encoding MTENLTKETFLQKVFNYEENKEWKYEGEIPAIIDFWADWCGPCKMVAPVLEEISNEYEGKLHVYKVNTDEEQELSAAFGIQSIPSLLFIPVDDKPQMAAGALPKDTLLKAMKDVLDVE
- a CDS encoding hemolysin family protein; this translates as MIASLAGLLVLLFLSGFFSSSETAFTSLTVMQIQGLKKRFSRRGKTVENLHLHPDKLLTTILIGNNLVNIAISVISSELTIRLFGSTALGVTTGVLTMLILIFGEVLPKQFAIRNNELICVYTADVIKLLSVMFMPVIWFINGFSRILSRFGSMEKRSHFTLDNILHMVKHAETIGILENYKSRMVKSVFRFSDVTVHSIMTHRKNVFSLEQGLSIREALPRIAERGFSRVPVYEGHEENIVGVVLEKDLIRLSAKGEIDGTLADVLIEPVFIPETWRIHRVFRRLKEEILNLAVVLDEYGGLAGIVTMEDLVEEIIGELYDEDEEPDGAKILKSSKEGWYRIQGDTPIHVLEDVIGTEIPHDRNSETVSGYVLEQLAGLPVNGQKIETRIGTFVIQSMSSKQVQYMRYLPRIQESEEEEPV
- the leuS gene encoding leucine--tRNA ligase, producing the protein MKKYPFSEIEKKWQSYWEEHQTYRVKEDPSYPPEKRKYVLDMFPYPSGSGLHVGHPEGYTATDIYSRYLRMTGHNVLHPMGFDSFGLPAETYAMQTGTHPRITTEANIDTFRRQLKQLGFGYDWDREISTHSPEYYKWTQWIFLKLWEKDLAYVAEIPVWYCEKLGTVLANEEVITTPDGPRSERGMHPVERKPLRQWMLKITKYADRLLEDLDELDWPESLKTMQRNWIGKSEGANVRFEIDGHDRHLEVYTTRPDTLFGATYMVMAPEHQLVHEITGDEQRQAVEEYIRTAALKSDLERTDLAKDKTGVFTGAYAVNPVNNQRIPIWISDYILISYGTGAIMAVPGHDERDWEFARKFELPVIRVVAPEDEVKDQSTETLKDYRRDMEEVFPEKGVSVNSGLITGLPTDQAKSRIITWLEEQGTGTRAVNYKLRDWIFSRQRYWGEPIPLVQDQKGEFTPVPASDLPLTLPEVESYKPSGTGESPLANVPEWVNTPVPGTSGEPGQRETNTMPQWAGSCWYYLRYIDPHNDDELAAKDKIEYWMPVDLYVGGTEHAVLHLLYARFWHKVLYDIGVVNTKEPFQRLVNQGMITSYAYQRDDSSLVPTDEVEEVKQGEFIETATGAKVTQVVAKMSKSLKNVINPDDIIREYGADSMRLYEMFMGPLEQSKPWSTQGLIGIHRFLDKIWRTAHKEINAGSSNPELEKVLHKTIKKVGEDTSSLSFNTAISQMMIFINEAYKQESINLNIWKNFVLLLGPYAPHLAEELWSMTGETESIALQDWPVYDEALTRDDEITLVVQVNGKVRAKLDVSAGLPKDELEKLAVDNDRIRELTRDKTIRKVIVVPDKLVNIVAT